TTTGAAAAAAGGCATGTACATATTAAGGACTCCGAGTctttacatgtaaaaaaaaaaaaaaaaaaaaaaaaaaaattaaagctacCGATGACAGTTTTCCCAAATTTACTGTACGCAAAAATAGCAGGCAACTTTCTGCTAGAACGCATGGCTTAGATTTCATGGCGAGGCGGTACGCGCTCTCTGAACGGGTCAGTAGTAGTGGTTATGTCGAGAAGGAAAGGTATACGAGGCGTCGAGTCTTGCGCGATGTGACATGGATAGATACTTTTAGAAGACATGATTCCATTCCGTATTTTTGTGATCAGTAGTGAAGTGCTAAGTGATTACTAAGAAATGATAACTTGTGTAAAAATATGAGTGAAAAACATTGCTAGAAATATTTAACTTATCTGGACCTATTAATGGATAAAGTTATGAACATTTTTTCAGAAACTGTAAGTATGACTTTTCTTCATAGTTCAAAAGAAAATTAGTAATTAACTGAATGCTTTACCCACACCTGCAGATAGGGAAgagcaaacaatatatatatatatatatatatatatatatatatgcatatatgtataacaaatgcacacacacacacacacacacacacacacacacacacacacacacacacacacacacacacacacacacacacacaaacatatatgtacatatatataagcatatatatatgtatatatatatatgtatatatatatgtatatatatatatatatatatatatatatatatatatagccgtatgtgtatgtgtgtagatatacatacacacatatgtacacacacacacacacatatatatatatatatatatatatatatatatatatatatatatatatacatatacatatacatatatacacacactcacacacagacacatatacatatatatatatatatatatatatatatatatatatatatatgtatatatacacacatacatatgtacatgcatatatgtgtgtatatatatacatatatatatatatatatatatatatatatatatatatatatgcatgtgtatatatatgtatatatatagatagatagatagatagatacaagacacacacacacacacacacacacacacacacacacacacacacacacacacacacacacacacacacacacacacacacacacataataatgcgacatcgactgatggtgaccatgttttatatatggatatatataatatatatgatatacgatatataatttatatatatacatatatatatgtatgtatgtatctgtataagtatatatatatgtgtgtgtgtgtgtgtgtgtgtgtgtgtgtgtggtgtgtgtgtgtgtgtgtgtgtgtgtgtgtgtgtgtgtgtgtgtgtgtgtgtgtgtgtgtgtgtgtgtgtgtgtgcatgcgtatgtttgtgcgtgtgtgtgtatctatatgtgtatatatgtgtatatatatgtatatgtatatgtatatgtatatacatatatatatttatgtatttatatgtacaaatatttatatatatgtgtatgcgtctctctctctctctctctctctctttctctctctctctctctctctctctctctctctctctctctctctctctctctctctctctctctctctctttctttctttctctctctctttctctctctctctctctctttctttctctctctctctctctctttctctatctctctctctctttctctctctctctctctctctctctctctctctctctctctctctctctatatatatatatatatatatatatatatatctgtgtgtgtgtgtgtgtgtgcgtgtgtgtgtgtgtgtgtgtatatatatatatatatatatatatatatatatatatatatatatatgtatgtgtgtgtgtgtatgtgtgtatatatatatatatatatatatatatatatatataagtatatatacacacacatatatgtgtatgtatacatacatataaacacatacacacatatatatatacatatacatatacgtatatatgtatatatatgtgtctgtgtgtgtatatgtatgtgtgtgtgtatacatatattatatatgtgtgtgttaatatatctatgtatatctttatttatatatcagtgtgtgtatgcgtgcatatattatgtatgtatgtgtttatatatctatatctatatctatatatctatatatatatatatatatatatatatatataagtatatatatataagtatatatatataggtatatatacatatatatatgtatgtaaatatatatatatatatatgtatacattgacatatatgatatatgatatatatatatatatatatatatatatatatatatatacacacacatacctacatgcacacgcacacgcacacgcacacgcacatacacatacatatacacatacacatacacacacacacatatatatatatgtatgtgtgtatgtatatgtatatatatatacatacacacatatacatgcacacacacacacacacacacacacacacacacacacacacacacacacacacatatatatatatatatatatatatatatatgtctatatgtatatatgtatatgtatatgtatgtatgtgtatgtatatatatatatatatatatatatatatatgtatatgtatggatgtatgtatgtgttatatataatatatgtatatatattcatatatatatacacttaatttAATGTTAATTAAATTTATTAAGAAGAACATATCAAGAACAGCAATGATTATCTTTGtgaatttaagatatatatacgatgaataataaattatgattctGTAAAATATTGAAATCTCAAACCCCGGAGCTTATTTACTTGGCTGCATATATTTTTAGGTCAAGATGCCCCTAAAACTACTCCCCAAATTGGCATATCTTTCTAAGAAGAcagttactaaaaaaaaaaaaaaaaaaaaaaaaaaaaaaaaaaaaactggtggcgaaattataatttcatataagCAGACAATAGTAAACAGTCCAGCACGTTCCTCGGGGGTTAACCGCACTTCTTtgcctattttctcctttttccctttaaagAGCGACGGACGAAACATGCGGATATTCACACAGCAAGAATTCGCTTCATGGGAACGCCATATCCTACGGCGAGTCCCTCGCGAAAGTCCTTTGCGGGTTGCAGGCTTCGAGCCTCGCTCGATCCGCCTGATTTCATTGGCTTTTGCTTCGAGGGAAAATCGTGGGACGTAATTTAGCCGATGCTGTAATCAGTGACGTCCCTCGATCTTGCTTTTCTTGAGGCCCAATTTTTatgaatagaaaaggaagatCTTGTAAAGTTATAGACTGTTCAATTCTGTTAACGTATACACAGGCGGAATAATTCGTAAAAAGCGAGCATTAAAGCAGTGggtaaaaaaaatgcatgaatacataaaaaGCAACGATAAAAACTCGATTGGAAAAGTGGAACGTTTTCCGAATCAACTGTCCATTCGCAAATATGGACATAATGTAGAAACTGTCGTCTCACTTTTCCAACAAACCTATGTTTGTCTTGTAGTCTTCATTCACAACACGAGAGCGAACACTTAAAACGTCCTAATTAATGTGCATTTATCAGTAATATTTACTAACGAAACTAGTATCGCACAAGACAGAGAATATACGCTACTTGTATTTGGGAACAAACTTGTTAAGATAGAAGTAAAAGTTTCCCCTGCAGCCGAACAGAGACTTCAAAGTATAGTGGTTTTAAGTTCCAATATTTTGTGGTGGCAATAGTGGTTTTTAACCGTAATGATAGCAGATTTActtcattacttttatattttcagtTATATTGATTTTGTAGTTCAGAGAGCACAGTGTCATAAAAGTGCTATTCAGTTTTATGGGGTTGTAAAGTACCTAGCCAACAGGCCCGTAAATAAGAAAACTTGGATGACTGTGCCATCCTGTGCCCACGAGGTGGAACTAATATAAGCGATGCCTGACTTTTCTCGTGTGTTGCAGATGCTGTGTGCCAAAGAAGAATGAGGTCGGGTCAGTACAAGCTGTCTGGGACGGCCGTCCGGGTATCCCATGATGACGTCATGGGTCAGTTCCGGTCGACCCGGGAGGAGCTGCCCCCGGCGGAGTCCCCGGTGGGCGATTTCCCGCACATGAACTCCCTCGTGCTCACCATGAACAAGATTTCCGAGCCCCGGCCGCCGCGAGGACTCAACAAGAGCTCGGAGAGCGTGAGCGGTGCTCGATGTAGCGGCACCAAGGTCGAGAAGCGGGTCAAGAACCTACTGCAGAAGGGCGGGAGCCTACGCCAGGAACCGCCGACCGCTGCAAAAGACACGTGGCAGTACGGGCACGTAGTCACGCTGCCCCGACGACCCCGCCTGGCCCTCCCACTCTCGCACTCCACCCACGACCTTGTGTCGTCCTCCGACACGGCCTCATGCTTAAGTGCCAGCAGCGgctactcctcgtcctcctctagcAGTTACGGCAGCTTCAAGAGCGGCACTTCGAGTAATTGCTCGACGATGCCGAGGAAAAAGTGCCTTAGTGAGTGCAGCCGCGGGGAGGACGGGTCCCCCCATACCCCTACCAGGTCGTGCACGCTAATTGACAACCCGATGTACGACCTGACTCCCGGCTCCGCCCGCGGAGGTCCCCTGGCCTCCAGCCACGACCCCCGCCCCGCGCGCCGCGTCTCCGGCAGCGAACCGCGCATCGACGAGCTCCACCGGCGGGGCGACCCGGACATGTTCTTCGGAGTGTCACGCTGTCGAGGGTCGCCGTCGCCCAAACCCGACCCGGAGTACGACGCGGCGCTCGACGGGTCGCGGGCCTCGTCCAGGAGGTACTCAAGGCGACGCAGCTCCTCGGTCCCGCGCCCCGACCCGGCGCACGACCACTTCTCTGTGGCGGACGATTTGGGGCATCGCCACAGACTGCGCAGCGGGTCCAAGCGCCGCAGCCCCCTCCCCGCCGACCCTATCTACGACGTCATTCCGGGCGAAGTTCCAAGCCCTCGGCGCCGATTCTCTTACGAGAGCAACTTCTACGAAACAGCGCAGCCCAGCAGATTGGCCTCTTCTCACGCAGGGTCCCACATGGGGTCCCAGGGGGCGCTGGATTCCCTGGGCGAGTCGGGCCTGGACTCCTTAGAGTTCCCCCGCGCCGGCCAGGGCGACGACCAGGTGGCCCGTGAGTGCAGGGAGTACTTCCAGCGGCGTCTCAAAAACTCGGAGACGCTGCGCAAGCGCTGGTCCACCTGCTCTGCCGACTCGGGGGCTGACTCCGCCGACAGCGAGGTCTCCCCCTCCAGCAGCAGCAGCCAGGACCCCGCGCCACAGCACGCCTCAGGGAGTCCCGATGTCACATCAGCGCAGGACGCTGCTTCCGGGGCCGCGCCCGCAGAAGGAAGCCGAGCAGCCGCCGCCTCGAAGAAGACGCCGCTAGATTGTAAAATGCAATTTCTTCGCAAAGAGATCGTAAGTACCACTAAGGGCACGTGTTCCTCTGTAGGCAGGGCGACCCCACTGGGAGGACTGAGGAGGGGTCTCCCCCCGGGTTTCGTATCAGAGCAAGAGGCTAGATCATGATGGCAATGCTGCAACTGCctctgatgatgataaaaagtgcAAGATGATACTAGTAGGTACC
The sequence above is drawn from the Penaeus chinensis breed Huanghai No. 1 chromosome 17, ASM1920278v2, whole genome shotgun sequence genome and encodes:
- the LOC125033979 gene encoding flocculation protein FLO11-like isoform X2: MRSGQYKLSGTAVRVSHDDVMGQFRSTREELPPAESPVGDFPHMNSLVLTMNKISEPRPPRGLNKSSESVSGARCSGTKVEKRVKNLLQKGGSLRQEPPTAAKDTWQYGHVVTLPRRPRLALPLSHSTHDLVSSSDTASCLSASSGYSSSSSSSYGSFKSGTSSNCSTMPRKKCLSECSRGEDGSPHTPTRSCTLIDNPMYDLTPGSARGGPLASSHDPRPARRVSGSEPRIDELHRRGDPDMFFGVSRCRGSPSPKPDPEYDAALDGSRASSRRYSRRRSSSVPRPDPAHDHFSVADDLGHRHRLRSGSKRRSPLPADPIYDVIPGEVPSPRRRFSYESNFYETAQPSRLASSHAGSHMGSQGALDSLGESGLDSLEFPRAGQGDDQVARECREYFQRRLKNSETLRKRWSTCSADSGADSADSEVSPSSSSSQDPAPQHASGSPDVTSAQDAASGAAPAEGSRAAAASKKTPLDCKMQFLRKEIASLINQDNDLFRQLLTLHESISALKSTPAHTHNSPSPDSLDSFTEEEEEEEEDEDDDDDDDVLEDEVDRDEDQDERVLRKVLEMSDVDEGLEMDHSLSHSASPTSTLSSKSSSRSQDSHYSQAPSVGSSPAHSHSPLSFCRTSRTPPTDPYQHRHAHAQQHHSLPDSHPSAHEDQHAHTEHQSAAGQPAFMRSRKSYAPTARNRRRSSSAHLLCRPELEGHVGPEYQALAAHHGYCDSGAPFSDPGAHAEATIEHASAQGTLPSRPRSRSAVMNASDTPTDRPRSASTAKSTPNTPKGRPCSGSASNASVSRSVSGSTGMGGAGGEGSHAHKYPVFREVLIM